In the genome of Quercus robur chromosome 3, dhQueRobu3.1, whole genome shotgun sequence, one region contains:
- the LOC126718776 gene encoding uncharacterized protein LOC126718776: protein MVSMVLSSLATHSSSLYHYHLFPDSSPKQTYTGFSFQSSRPISKRALRSVCFLKAGDEKSKPDIIQDKEIGLDWPILKRWDVPWEWQTVSLTSLACGLSFILTGLTEAVAIPYLGIRLEDLNLDEKAEILFLDQGITTAVVLGVLYTIANKFQPLPEDVYHYDLREPFSLQKGWLLWAGIGLGAAVMAVALTGAALSFGGESPQRETDALVRLLPLIGSSSISTACLVGITGVFAPLLEENVFRGFFMVSLTKWVPTPVAVFISAAVFALAHLTPGEFPQLFVLGTALGFSYAQTRNLLTPITIHAFWNSGVILLLTFLQLQGYDIKELLQAT from the exons CTTTCCTCGCTAGCTACTCACTCTTCTTCGCTCTACCATTACCATCTATTCCCAGATTCTTCACCCAAACAAACTTACACTGGTTTTTCCTTCCAATCTAGTAGACCCATTTCCAAGAGAGCGTTACGCTCGGTCTGCTTTCTCAAAGCTGGAGATGAAAAGTCAAAACCCGATATTATTCAGGACAAG gaaattggATTGGACTGGCCAATTTTGAAGCGATGGGATGTGCCCTGGGAATGGCAAACTGTTTCCTTGACTTCGCTTGCTTGTGGattaag TTTTATTTTGACAGGGTTAACAGAGGCAGTGGCTATACCATATCTTGGAATTCGCCTTGAGGACCTAAATTTGGATGAGAAGGCGGAGATACTATTCTTGGATCAGGG CATTACTACTGCAGTTGTACTTGGAGTTCTGTATACAATTGCCAACAAGTTTCAACCACTTCCTGAAGATGTTTATCACTATG ATTTGAGGGAGCCCTTTAGTCTGCAGAAAGGATGGCTCTTGTGGGCAGGGATTGGCCTTGGTGCTGCTGTAATGGCCGTTGCATTAACAGGAGCTGCTCTGTCCTTCGGTGGTGAGAGCCCACAAAGAGAG ACTGATGCATTAGTTCGCTTGCTTCCACTAATTGGATCTTCAAGTATCAG CACTGCTTGCTTGGTGGGCATCACTGGTGTCTTTGCTCCACTTCTTGAGGAGAACGTGTTTCGAGGGTTTTTTATGGTGTCCCTAACAAAGTG GGTACCTACGCCAGTAGCTGTCTTTATCAGTGCTGCTGTATTCGCACTTGCGCATCTCACTCCTGGAGAGTTTCCACAGTTGTTTGTTCTAG GCACTGCTTTGGGATTTTCATATGCCCAAACCCGTAATCTTTTAACACCAATCACAATACATGCCTTTTGGAACTCCGGAGTAATATTGCTTCTCACCTTTCTTCAG CTTCAAGGTTATGATATCAAGGAATTGCTACAAGCAACCTGA